In the genome of Megalopta genalis isolate 19385.01 unplaced genomic scaffold, iyMegGena1_principal scaffold1122, whole genome shotgun sequence, one region contains:
- the LOC143263682 gene encoding uncharacterized protein LOC143263682, whose amino-acid sequence MLGWVIGGSVPTAQPNRQATCHTTTTLKLDLARFWEMEEGPQSQHLSESEATCEQHFQNTTTRNTEGRYVVALPFNKNKPKLGESDTQALKRLISLEQKFKRDSELEHQYRAVIQEYLDLGHMSEVHASRPGYYLPHHGVIKMSSNTTKLRVVFDGSAVTSTGISLNDTLHTGPKIQDDLLCILLRFRIHQYVITGDIEKMYRQFLVRPEDRQYQRILWRDNRNCVKTYELNTVTFGLSAAPYLAIRCLKQLAQDEGHRFPFAAKILQRDFYVDDALTGASTIQEALTLRNELTQLLHSAGLNIRQWASNDQELLSGLPDQNINQKLHLGESSTIKTLGIVWDSAEDSITYTVKPLTHASRVTKRSISSEIAKIYDPLGLLGPIIIVAKLLLQKLWTLKVDWDETLPMSLHTQWTRYYTQLPLLNNVKFHRKTIITAASDIELHGFCDASEKAYGACIYLRSTNAQGETQVELLAAKSKVAPLKSQSIPRLELCGALLLTALLNTILRALHIQIDRTILWTDSTIVLHWLNASPHTLKTFVANRVAEIQSKTTISDWLHVSSSDNPADLLSRGQTVQDFLRASIWQHGPHWLRQERALWPIRELIPCTEDPEQRKVTCVATTTTPVDTSILERYSSWGKLLRIIALCRRWKPGRIIKGSVTATELAQTKTTIIKLVQAKHFERELRTLNRRADQEIPHKLAKLSPFIDQDGILRVGGRLHNSALTFSQTHPIILPKSHVTSCIILKEHTDLLHAGTQHTLYSLRKTYWPIDGRSQVWQTISKCVRCRRANPPPVNYIMGNLPRARVTESRPFANVGVDYCGPFFIKERKHRNRGRVKVYVAVFVCLAVKAVHLELVSDLTSEAFIAALRRFIARRGFCTNIFSDNGTNFKGAEGEFRELRELLRADDHREKVTTFLAERAINWHFIPPQTPHFGGLWEAAVRSFKHHFKRVVGVELLTFENLNTLIIDIEAILNSRPLTPISSDPTDLLALTPGHFLIGEAITSLRERDLKDTPSNRLSQWQRIQQLRQHFWKRWHREYLNELTTRNKWTRGHHPITEGTIVLLREDNVPSMQWPLGRVIKTYPGSDGIVRTVTVKTATSVFDRNVKKLVPLPIESGDENQGRNEPMTEDGQPENSTSNNS is encoded by the coding sequence atgcttggatgggtcatcggaggcagtGTACCAACAGCACAACCAAATCGGCAGGCAACGTGCCACACCACAACAACACTGAAACTCGATTTGGCACGTTTTTGGGAAATGGAAGAAggtccacaatcgcagcattTGTCAGAATCAGAAGCGACATGCGAACAACATTTTCAAAATACCACCACACGAAATACAGAAGGTAGATATGTTGTCGCACTTCCATTCAACAAAAACAAGCCTAAGCTGGGAGAATCCGACACGCAAGCGCTGAAACGGCTCATATCTTTAGAGCAAAAATTCAAACGCGATTCAGAATTGGAACATCAATACCGAGCAGTCATCCAGGAATACCTCGATCTTGGACACATGTCCGAGGTGCATGCATCACGTCCAGGATATTATCTTCCACATCATGGGGTCATTAAGATGTCGAGCAACACGACGAAACTGCGCGTAGTCTTCGACGGGTCGGCAGTCACAAGTACCGGAATCTCGCTCAATGACACACTACACACTGGACCCAAGATACAAGATGATTTATTATGCATTTTGCTCCGATTCCGCATCCACCAATATGTCATTACCGGCGACATCGAGAAAATGTATAGACAATTTCTCGTGCGCCCAGAGGACAGACAATACCAAAGAATTCTCTGGCGTGACAACAGGAATTGTGTCAAAACATATGAATTAAATACGGTAACATTCGGTTTATCAGCCGCCCCATATCTAGCTATCAGATGCCTTAAACAATTAGCGCAAGACGAGGGTCATCGATTTCCTTTCGCTGCGAAGATTTTACAGCGGGATTTTTACGTGGACGATGCACTCACCGGCGCATCCACTATACAAGAAGCCCTCACACTACGAAACGAATTGACGCAACTTCTTCATTCAGCTGGATTGAATATTAGACAGTGGGCATCCAATGATCAAGAACTGCTAAGCGGGTTACCGGATCAAAACATCAATCAAAAACTCCACCTCGGCGAATCATCCACAATCAAAACACTCGGGATCGTTTGGGATTCAGCGGAGGACTCCATCACTTACACCGTCAAGCCTCTTACGCATGCATCTCGAGTCACTAAACGGTCAATCAGTTCAGAAATCGCGAAAATCTATGACCCATTGGGTCTTTTAGGTCCTATCATCATTGTCGCAAAACTCCTCCTCCAGAAACTGTGGACTCTGAAGGTGGATTGGGATGAAACCCTTCCCATGAGTTTACACACCCAATGGACACGATATTATACACAACTGCCATTACTCAATAATGTGAAATTCCACCGGAAAACCATAATTACTGCCGCTTCAGACATAGAGCTTCATGGGTTCTGTGACGCCAGCGAGAAGGCCTACGGAGCTTGCATATATCTGCGTTCGACCAATGCACAAGGCGAAACGCAGGTCGAACTCCTCGCAGCCAAATCAAAGGTTGCACCATTGAAGAGTCAGTCCATCCCGCGACTCGAGTTATGCGGAGCATTGCTACTTACCGCTCTACTAAATACGATCCTAAGGGCATTACACATCCAGATCGACCGTACAATCCTGTGGACAGACTCAACAATAGTTTTACATTGGCTAAATGCATCTCCACATACCCTGAAAACCTTCGTCGCCAACCGAGTAGCAGAAATACAGTCAAAAACCACAATCTCCGATTGGCTCCACGTCAGCTCCTCAGATAATCCAGCAGATTTACTCTCTCGAGGTCAAACTGTTCAAGACTTCTTGAGAGCATCCATATGGCAACACGGACCACACTGGCTCCGACAGGAACGGGCGCTCTGGCCTATTCGGGAATTGATACCATGTACCGAAGATCCGGAGCAAAGAAAGGTCACCTGTGTGGCCACAACTACCACGCCAGTGGACACGAGTATCCTTGAACGGTACTCATCATGGGGAAAATTGCTGCGGATTATTGCACTATGCCGACGATGGAAACCGGGTCGGATTATAAAGGGGAGTGTCACCGCGACCGAACTGGCACAAACAAAAACCACCATAATCAAATTGGTCCAAGCCAAACATTTCGAAAGGGAACTACGCACCCTTAACCGGCGAGCTGATCAGGAAATTCCACACAAGCTAGCAAAACTAAGTCCATTTATCGATCAAGACGGTATTCTCAGAGTAGGAGGTCGATTACACAATTCAGCCTTGACGTTTTCACAAACGCATCCCATTATACTACCAAAATCACACGTCACGTCCTGCATTATTTTAAAGGAACACACGGACCTATTACATGCGGGGACTCAACACACTTTGTACTCACTAAGGAAAACATATTGGCCAATCGATGGTCGAAGTCAAGTGTGGCAGACCATTTCGAAATGTGTCCGTTGTCGTCGAGCCAACCCACCACCCGTCAATTATATTATGGGCAATCTACCCCGAGCAAGGGTAACAGAATCGCGTCCATTTGCCAACGTGGGAGTCGATTACTGTGGACCATTCTTTATAAAAGAGCGAAAACATAGAAACCGCGGTCGCGTCAAGGTCTATGTTGCGGTCTTCGTATGTTTAGCTGTAAAGGCCGTACATCTCGAGCTCGTTAGCGATCTAACCAGCGAAGCCTTCATCGCAGCACTACGACGCTTCATCGCGAGAAGAGGTTTTTGTACAAATATATTCTCCGATAACGGCACCAATTTCAAGGGAGCAGAAGGTGAATTTCGGGAGCTGCGAGAACTGTTACGTGCGGATGATCATCGCGAAAAGGTGACCACATTCCTCGCCGAACGCGCCATCAATTGGCATTTCATCCCACCACAAACTCCCCATTTTGGAGGTCTCTGGGAGGCGGCAGTGAGATCCTTCAAACATCATTTTAAACGCGTCGTAGGTGTTGAATTATTAACCTTTGAAAATCTAAACACATTAATTATTGACATCGAAGCCATCCTCAACTCCCGACCCCTCACTCCAATTTCATCCGATCCAACAGATCTCCTTGCATTGACTCCGGGTCATTTCCTCATTGGTGAGGCTATCACGAGTCTACGCGAGCGCGACTTGAAAGACACTCCGTCGAATCGATTGTCCCAATGGCAACGTATCCAACAATTAAGGCAGCATTTTTGGAAACGTTGGCATCGAGAATATCTAAATGAACTGACTACCCGCAATAAATGGACCAGAGGACATCATCCGATCACTGAGGGCACCATCGTTCTTCTCAGGGAAGATAACGTGCCTTCCATGCAGTGGCCTCTCGGACGCGTAATCAAAACCtatccaggctccgacggcatagTTCGCACAGTCACAGTGAAGACTGCTACGAGCGTGTTCGACCGGAACGTCAAAAAACTCGTCCCATTACCAATCGAATCGGGTGACGAAAACCAAGGACGCAACGAACCCATGACAGAAGATGGCCAGCCCGAGAATTCTACCTCTAACAATTCATAG